A stretch of Pseudomonas sp. LRP2-20 DNA encodes these proteins:
- a CDS encoding hybrid sensor histidine kinase/response regulator, whose product MTPEQMRDASLLELFSLEAEAQTQVLSTGLMALERNPTQADQLEACMRAAHSLKGAARIVGIDAGVSVAHVMEDCLVAAQEGRLRLRAEHIDALLRGTDLLMHIATPGDPNGEALVPAFLLQMASLLDPGAAPAPTAVALEPPLPVAPPAQPEPVAPAVEAEVEPVAPRKAGKRAVEGGERVLRVTADRLNSLLDLSSKSLVETQRLKPYLATLQRLKRMHGQGMRALDGLKTQLEDSGQSPEVLDALAQTQRLLLETQQILQQQAADLDEFGWQASQRAQLLYDTALACRMRPFADVLTGQSRMVRDLGRSLGKQVQLQIDGEKTQVDRDVLEKLEAPLTHLLRNAVDHGVELPERRLLAGKPAEGTIRLRASHQAGLLILELNDDGAGIDLERLRRNIVERGLSPADTVAQMSEAELLTFLFLPGFSLRDKVTEVSGRGVGLDAVQHMVRDLRGSIELSQVAGQGCRFHLEVPLTLSVVRSLVVEVGGEAYAFPLAHIERTLEVAADEIVQIEGRQHFWHEGRHIGLVAASQLLNRPAAQGEASSLRVVVIREREQLYGVAVERLIGERVLVVMPLDPRLGKVQDISAGALLDDGSVVLIIDVEDLLRSVEKLLSTGRLERIERGAQGARGVSRKRILVVDDSLTVRELQRKLLSNRGYDVAVAVDGMDGWNALRSEDFDLLITDIDMPRMDGIELVTLVRRDQRLQSLPVMVVSYKDREEDRRRGLDAGADYYLAKASFHDDALLDAVVELIGGAQG is encoded by the coding sequence ATGACCCCAGAGCAAATGCGCGACGCATCGCTGCTCGAACTGTTCAGCCTGGAAGCCGAAGCGCAGACCCAGGTGCTCAGTACCGGGCTGATGGCACTGGAACGCAACCCGACCCAGGCTGACCAGCTGGAAGCCTGCATGCGTGCGGCGCATTCGTTGAAAGGGGCGGCGCGCATCGTCGGCATCGACGCCGGGGTCAGCGTTGCCCATGTCATGGAAGATTGCCTGGTGGCGGCCCAGGAAGGCCGGCTGCGGTTGCGCGCCGAACATATCGATGCGCTGCTGCGCGGCACCGACTTGCTGATGCATATCGCCACGCCTGGTGACCCGAATGGCGAGGCGCTGGTGCCGGCGTTCCTGTTGCAGATGGCCAGCTTGCTCGACCCTGGCGCCGCGCCAGCCCCCACCGCAGTTGCGCTCGAACCACCCTTGCCGGTGGCACCGCCAGCCCAGCCCGAACCGGTGGCGCCGGCCGTCGAGGCCGAGGTGGAGCCCGTCGCACCGCGCAAGGCCGGCAAGCGCGCGGTCGAGGGTGGTGAGCGGGTGTTGCGGGTGACCGCCGACCGCTTGAACAGCCTGCTTGACTTGTCGAGCAAGTCGTTGGTCGAAACCCAGCGTCTCAAGCCCTACCTGGCCACCTTGCAGCGCCTCAAACGCATGCATGGCCAGGGCATGCGCGCCCTCGACGGCCTGAAAACGCAGCTCGAAGACAGTGGCCAGAGCCCCGAAGTGCTCGACGCACTGGCCCAGACCCAGCGCCTGCTGCTGGAAACCCAGCAGATCCTGCAGCAGCAGGCTGCCGACCTCGACGAGTTTGGCTGGCAGGCCAGCCAGCGTGCACAGTTGCTGTACGACACGGCATTGGCCTGCCGCATGCGCCCGTTTGCCGACGTGCTCACCGGCCAGAGCCGCATGGTCCGCGACTTGGGGCGTTCGCTTGGCAAACAGGTGCAACTGCAGATCGATGGCGAAAAGACCCAGGTCGATCGCGACGTGCTGGAAAAGCTCGAAGCGCCGCTGACCCACTTGCTGCGCAATGCCGTCGACCATGGTGTCGAACTGCCCGAACGGCGCCTGCTGGCGGGCAAGCCTGCGGAGGGCACGATCCGCCTGCGCGCCTCGCACCAGGCCGGGTTACTGATCCTTGAGCTGAACGATGATGGCGCCGGTATCGACCTTGAGCGCCTGAGACGCAACATCGTCGAGCGCGGCTTGTCGCCGGCCGATACCGTGGCGCAGATGAGCGAGGCCGAACTGCTCACCTTCCTGTTCCTGCCGGGCTTCAGCCTGCGCGACAAGGTCACCGAAGTGTCTGGCCGCGGTGTCGGCCTGGATGCCGTGCAGCACATGGTGCGCGACCTGCGCGGTTCGATCGAGCTGAGCCAGGTGGCTGGCCAGGGCTGCCGCTTTCACCTGGAGGTGCCGCTGACCCTGTCGGTGGTGCGCAGCCTGGTGGTGGAGGTGGGCGGGGAGGCTTATGCGTTCCCGCTGGCGCATATCGAGCGCACCCTCGAAGTGGCGGCCGATGAGATCGTGCAGATCGAGGGTCGCCAGCACTTCTGGCACGAAGGCCGGCATATCGGCCTGGTGGCTGCCAGCCAGTTGCTCAACCGGCCGGCAGCGCAGGGTGAAGCCAGCAGCCTGCGGGTGGTGGTGATCCGCGAGCGCGAGCAGCTGTATGGCGTGGCCGTGGAGCGCCTGATCGGTGAGCGAGTGCTGGTGGTGATGCCGCTCGACCCGCGCCTGGGCAAGGTGCAGGACATTTCTGCCGGGGCGTTGCTGGACGATGGCTCGGTGGTGCTGATCATCGATGTCGAAGACTTGTTGCGCTCGGTGGAGAAACTGCTCAGCACTGGCCGCCTGGAACGTATCGAGCGCGGCGCGCAAGGGGCGCGAGGCGTCAGCCGCAAGCGTATCCTGGTGGTCGACGACTCGCTCACCGTGCGCGAGCTGCAACGCAAGCTGCTGAGCAACCGTGGCTACGACGTCGCGGTGGCGGTGGACGGCATGGATGGCTGGAACGCCCTGCGTAGCGAGGACTTCGACCTGCTGATCACCGACATCGACATGCCGCGCATGGACGGCATCGAACTGGTCACCCTGGTGCGCCGCGACCAACGGTTGCAGTCGTTGCCGGTGATGGTGGTGTCGTACAAGGACCGTGAAGAAGATCGCCGCCGTGGTCTGGACGCTGGCGCCGACTACTATTTGGCAAAGGCCAGCTTCCACGACGATGCGTTGCTGGATGCCGTGGTAGAACTGATCGGAGGTGCTCAGGGATGA
- a CDS encoding chemotaxis response regulator protein-glutamate methylesterase — MKVAIVNDMPMAVEALRRALAFEPAHQVIWVASDGAEAVRKCAEDTPDLILMDLIMPVMDGVEATRRIMAETPCAIVIVTVDRKQNVHRVFEAMGHGALDVVDTPALGAGNAREAAAPLLRKILNIGWLIGQQRPGASKSVAAPLREASQRSGLVAIGSSAGGPAALEVLLKGLPRGFPASIVLVQHVDQVFAAGMAEWLASACGLPVRLAREGEPPQPGQVLLAGTNHHIRLLQGGQLAYTAEPVNEIYRPSIDVFFESVARYWSGDAVGVLLTGMGRDGAQGLKLMRQQGFLTIAQDQSSSAVYGMPKAAAAIDAAVEIRPLERIAGRLMELFAK; from the coding sequence ATGAAGGTCGCCATCGTCAACGATATGCCCATGGCAGTAGAAGCATTGCGCCGGGCCCTGGCCTTCGAGCCGGCGCACCAGGTGATCTGGGTGGCCAGCGATGGTGCCGAAGCCGTGCGCAAGTGCGCCGAGGACACCCCCGACCTGATCCTCATGGACCTGATCATGCCGGTGATGGACGGCGTCGAGGCGACCCGGCGGATCATGGCCGAAACGCCCTGTGCCATCGTGATCGTCACCGTCGACCGCAAGCAGAACGTGCACCGGGTGTTCGAGGCCATGGGCCATGGCGCCCTGGATGTGGTCGACACCCCCGCGTTGGGCGCCGGTAACGCACGTGAGGCAGCGGCGCCGCTGCTGCGCAAGATCCTCAACATCGGTTGGCTGATCGGCCAGCAGCGGCCCGGCGCGAGCAAGTCGGTCGCTGCCCCCCTGCGTGAGGCTTCCCAGCGCAGCGGCCTGGTGGCCATTGGTTCGTCCGCGGGCGGCCCTGCCGCGCTCGAAGTGCTGCTCAAAGGCCTGCCGCGGGGGTTTCCGGCTTCGATCGTGTTGGTCCAGCATGTAGACCAGGTGTTTGCTGCCGGCATGGCCGAATGGCTCGCCAGCGCTTGCGGCTTGCCGGTGCGCCTGGCCCGCGAAGGCGAGCCGCCACAACCCGGGCAGGTGCTGCTGGCCGGCACCAATCACCATATCCGCCTGCTACAGGGTGGCCAGTTGGCCTACACTGCCGAACCTGTCAACGAAATCTACCGGCCCTCGATCGACGTGTTCTTCGAGAGTGTGGCGCGCTATTGGAGCGGCGATGCGGTGGGGGTGCTGCTCACCGGCATGGGGCGTGATGGCGCCCAAGGCTTGAAACTGATGCGCCAGCAGGGCTTCCTGACAATTGCCCAGGACCAGTCCAGCAGCGCGGTCTACGGTATGCCCAAGGCCGCTGCGGCTATCGATGCAGCGGTAGAAATCCGCCCGCTTGAGCGAATTGCCGGGCGCTTGATGGAACTCTTTGCAAAATGA
- the wspR gene encoding Wsp signal transduction system regulator diguanylate cyclase WspR (signal transduction system involved in biofilm formation): MTDLPIEGFATTNENSAMVLLVDDQAMIGEAVRRGLAQEENIDFHFCADPHQAVAQAMRIKPTVILQDLIMPGLDGLTLVREYRNNPATRDIPIIVLSTKEDPLVKSAAFAAGANDYLVKLPDTIELVARIRYHSRSYLTLLQRDEAYRALRVSQQQLLDTNLMLQRLMNSDGLTGLSNRRHFDEYLELEWRRAMREQQQLSLLMIDVDYFKVFNDSFGHLAGDEALRQVAEAIRGSCSRPTDLPARYGGEEFALVLPNTSPGGARLVAEKLRQTVLGLKIAHSTPAADSLLSVSIGLATQTPAIGSHCRQLISAADKGLYLAKNNGRNQVGTA; the protein is encoded by the coding sequence ATGACTGATCTACCGATCGAAGGTTTTGCAACGACCAACGAGAATTCGGCAATGGTCCTGCTGGTCGACGACCAGGCGATGATTGGCGAAGCGGTGCGGCGTGGGCTGGCCCAGGAAGAGAACATCGATTTCCACTTCTGTGCCGACCCGCACCAGGCGGTGGCCCAGGCCATGCGCATCAAGCCCACGGTCATCCTCCAGGACCTGATCATGCCCGGTCTTGACGGCCTGACCCTGGTGCGCGAGTACCGCAACAATCCGGCCACTCGCGACATCCCGATCATTGTCCTGTCGACCAAGGAGGACCCGCTGGTCAAGAGCGCTGCCTTCGCCGCCGGTGCCAACGACTACCTGGTCAAGCTGCCGGACACCATCGAGCTGGTGGCGCGCATCCGTTACCACTCGCGTTCCTACCTGACCCTGCTGCAGCGCGACGAGGCCTACCGCGCCCTGCGCGTGAGCCAGCAGCAACTGCTCGACACCAACCTGATGCTGCAGCGCCTGATGAATTCCGACGGCCTCACCGGCTTGTCCAACCGCCGTCACTTCGACGAGTACCTGGAGCTGGAATGGCGCCGGGCCATGCGTGAGCAGCAGCAATTGTCGCTGCTGATGATCGATGTCGATTACTTCAAGGTGTTCAACGACAGCTTCGGCCACCTGGCCGGCGACGAGGCCTTGCGCCAGGTGGCCGAAGCTATTCGTGGCTCCTGCTCGCGACCGACTGACCTGCCGGCGCGCTACGGCGGAGAGGAGTTTGCCCTGGTGCTGCCCAACACTTCACCCGGCGGCGCGCGTCTGGTTGCAGAAAAGCTGCGCCAGACCGTACTCGGCCTGAAAATTGCGCACAGCACGCCGGCTGCAGACTCGTTGCTGTCCGTGAGCATCGGCCTGGCGACCCAGACGCCGGCCATCGGCAGCCACTGCCGGCAGCTGATTTCGGCGGCGGACAAAGGCCTGTATCTGGCCAAGAACAACGGGCGCAACCAGGTCGGCACCGCCTGA
- the prfB gene encoding peptide chain release factor 2 (programmed frameshift) produces MEIQPILNTIKDLTERSLSIRGYLDYDHKHDRLIEVNRELEDAAVWNKPEYAQALGRERAMLAQVVETLDKMANGLADCKDLLDMAVEEGDEGAVSDVETELQALEESLAQLEFRRMFSGEMDMNNAYLDIQAGSGGTEAQDWANILLRMYLRWADKRGFDATIIELSEGEVAGIKGATVHIKGEYAFGWLRTEIGVHRLVRKSPFDSGARRHTSFSAVFVSPEIDDKVEIEINPSDLRIDTYRSSGAGGQHVNTTDSAVRITHVPTNTVVACQNERSQHANKDTAMKMLRAKLYELEMQKRNAASQALEDSKSDIGWGHQIRSYVLDDSRIKDLRTGVERSDCQKVLDGDLDQYLEASLKQGL; encoded by the exons ATGGAAATCCAACCGATTCTGAACACCATCAAGGACCTCACCGAGCGTTCCCTGTCCATTCGGGGGTATCTT GACTACGATCACAAGCATGACCGCCTGATCGAAGTCAACCGCGAGCTGGAAGACGCTGCCGTCTGGAACAAGCCGGAGTACGCCCAGGCCCTGGGCCGTGAGCGTGCCATGCTGGCACAGGTCGTCGAGACCCTGGACAAGATGGCCAACGGCCTGGCCGACTGCAAGGACCTGCTCGACATGGCTGTCGAGGAAGGTGATGAAGGCGCCGTCAGCGACGTCGAGACCGAGCTGCAGGCCCTGGAAGAATCCCTGGCCCAGCTTGAGTTCCGTCGCATGTTCAGCGGCGAGATGGACATGAACAACGCCTACCTGGACATCCAGGCCGGCTCCGGTGGCACCGAGGCGCAGGATTGGGCCAACATCCTGCTGCGCATGTACCTGCGCTGGGCCGACAAGCGCGGTTTCGACGCCACCATCATCGAGTTGTCCGAAGGTGAAGTCGCCGGCATCAAGGGCGCCACCGTGCACATCAAGGGCGAGTACGCCTTCGGCTGGCTGCGCACCGAGATCGGCGTGCACCGCCTGGTGCGCAAGAGCCCGTTCGACTCCGGCGCGCGTCGCCACACCTCGTTCTCGGCGGTGTTCGTGTCCCCCGAGATCGACGACAAGGTCGAGATCGAGATCAACCCGTCCGACCTGCGCATCGACACCTACCGCTCCTCCGGTGCCGGTGGTCAGCACGTGAACACCACCGACTCGGCGGTGCGTATCACCCACGTTCCGACCAACACCGTGGTGGCCTGCCAGAACGAACGCTCCCAGCACGCCAACAAGGACACCGCCATGAAAATGCTGCGGGCCAAGTTGTACGAGCTGGAAATGCAGAAGCGCAACGCCGCCTCGCAGGCACTGGAAGACAGCAAGTCGGACATCGGCTGGGGCCACCAGATCCGTTCCTACGTGCTGGATGACTCGCGTATCAAGGACCTGCGCACCGGCGTCGAGCGCAGCGACTGCCAGAAGGTCCTGGACGGCGACCTCGACCAGTACCTGGAAGCGAGCCTCAAGCAGGGCCTTTAA
- the lysS gene encoding lysine--tRNA ligase, with product MSDLKTESQDLQQEENALIALRKEKLAAERAKGNAFPNDFRRDSYCNDLQKQYADKTKEELEAAAIPVKVAGRIMLNRGSFMVIQDMTGRIQVYVNRKTLPEETLAAVKTWDLGDIISAEGTLARSGKGDLYVEMTNVRLLTKSLRPLPDKHHGLTDTEQRYRQRYVDLMVNEETRHTFRVRSQVISHIRKFLIERDFLEVETPMLQTIPGGAAAKPFETHHNALDMAMFLRIAPELYLKRLVVGGFEKVFEINRNFRNEGVSTRHNPEFTMLEFYQAYADYRDNMDLTEELFRELAQLVLGTTDVPYGDKVFHFGEPFARLSVFDSILKYNPELTAADLQDVDRAREIAKKAGAKVLGHEGLGKLQVMIFEELVEHKLEQPHFITEYPFEVSPLARRNDDNPAVTDRFELFIGGREIANAYSELNDAEDQAERFLAQVAEKDAGDDEAMHYDADFVRALEYGMPPTAGEGIGIDRLVMLLTNSPSIRDVILFPHMRPQA from the coding sequence ATGAGCGACCTGAAGACCGAATCGCAAGACCTGCAACAGGAAGAAAACGCCCTGATCGCCCTGCGCAAGGAAAAACTTGCCGCCGAGCGTGCCAAGGGCAATGCCTTCCCCAACGACTTCCGTCGCGACAGCTACTGCAACGACCTGCAGAAACAGTACGCGGACAAGACCAAGGAAGAGCTGGAAGCAGCCGCGATCCCGGTCAAGGTTGCCGGCCGCATCATGCTCAACCGTGGCTCGTTCATGGTCATCCAGGACATGACTGGCCGTATCCAGGTCTACGTCAACCGCAAGACCCTGCCGGAAGAAACCCTGGCTGCGGTCAAGACCTGGGACCTGGGCGACATCATCAGCGCCGAAGGCACCCTGGCCCGCTCCGGCAAAGGCGACCTGTACGTCGAGATGACCAACGTGCGCCTGCTGACCAAGTCGCTGCGCCCGCTGCCGGACAAGCACCACGGCCTGACCGACACCGAGCAGCGCTACCGCCAGCGCTACGTCGACCTGATGGTCAACGAAGAAACCCGCCACACCTTCCGTGTGCGTTCGCAGGTGATCTCGCACATCCGCAAGTTCCTCATCGAGCGCGACTTCCTCGAGGTCGAGACGCCGATGCTGCAGACCATCCCGGGCGGTGCCGCGGCCAAGCCGTTCGAAACCCACCACAACGCCCTGGACATGGCCATGTTCCTGCGTATCGCGCCGGAGCTGTACCTCAAGCGCCTGGTGGTCGGTGGCTTTGAAAAAGTGTTCGAGATCAACCGCAACTTCCGTAACGAAGGCGTTTCGACTCGTCACAACCCAGAATTCACCATGCTCGAGTTCTACCAGGCCTACGCCGACTACCGCGACAACATGGACCTCACCGAGGAACTGTTCCGCGAGCTGGCGCAGCTGGTGCTGGGCACCACCGACGTGCCATACGGCGACAAGGTGTTCCACTTCGGCGAGCCATTCGCACGCCTGTCGGTATTCGACTCGATCCTCAAGTACAACCCGGAGCTGACCGCCGCCGACCTGCAGGACGTCGACCGTGCCCGCGAGATCGCCAAGAAGGCCGGCGCCAAGGTGCTGGGCCACGAAGGCCTGGGCAAGCTGCAGGTGATGATTTTCGAAGAGCTGGTCGAGCACAAGCTGGAGCAGCCGCACTTCATCACCGAGTACCCGTTCGAAGTCTCGCCGCTGGCCCGTCGCAACGACGACAACCCGGCCGTGACCGACCGCTTCGAGCTGTTCATCGGTGGTCGCGAGATCGCCAACGCCTACTCCGAGCTCAACGATGCCGAAGACCAGGCCGAGCGCTTCCTGGCCCAGGTGGCCGAGAAGGACGCCGGTGACGACGAAGCCATGCACTACGACGCCGACTTCGTGCGTGCGCTGGAGTACGGCATGCCGCCGACCGCCGGTGAAGGCATCGGCATCGACCGCCTGGTGATGCTGCTGACCAACTCGCCGTCGATTCGCGACGTGATCCTGTTCCCGCACATGCGCCCGCAGGCCTGA
- a CDS encoding TetR/AcrR family transcriptional regulator, whose product MAQQGAAGIATAVAESVQYQGRKTARQGSEQRRQLILDAAMRIVVRDGVRGVRHRAVAAEAGVPLSATTYYFKDIEDLLTDTFAQYVERSAAYMAKLWANTEVVLRQLLAQGDGSAQSRARLADEIARMTADYVQRQLLNRRDFMMAEQAFRQEALLCPRLAELVCAHEQILLHGARQMLQVIGSQQPEQDAQMLTAIIEQMEYQGLLRDADAQADGQMLAMLTRYLHLVLASA is encoded by the coding sequence ATGGCCCAACAAGGCGCCGCCGGCATCGCCACCGCCGTCGCCGAAAGCGTGCAGTACCAGGGTCGCAAGACCGCCCGTCAAGGCAGCGAACAGCGCCGCCAGCTGATCCTCGACGCCGCCATGCGCATCGTCGTGCGCGATGGCGTGCGTGGTGTGCGCCACCGCGCCGTGGCCGCCGAGGCGGGTGTGCCGCTGTCGGCCACCACCTACTACTTCAAGGATATCGAGGACCTGCTCACCGATACCTTCGCCCAGTACGTCGAGCGCAGCGCCGCCTACATGGCCAAGCTCTGGGCCAACACCGAGGTGGTCCTGCGCCAGCTGCTGGCCCAGGGCGATGGCAGCGCGCAGTCGCGGGCCCGGCTGGCCGACGAAATCGCCCGCATGACCGCCGACTATGTCCAGCGCCAGTTGCTCAACCGCCGCGATTTCATGATGGCCGAGCAGGCTTTCCGCCAGGAGGCCCTGCTGTGCCCGCGCCTGGCTGAGCTGGTGTGCGCCCACGAGCAGATTCTGCTGCATGGCGCCCGTCAGATGCTGCAAGTGATCGGTTCGCAGCAACCGGAACAGGACGCCCAAATGTTGACGGCGATTATCGAGCAGATGGAATATCAGGGCCTGCTCAGGGATGCCGATGCGCAAGCCGATGGGCAGATGCTCGCTATGCTTACCCGTTACCTGCACCTGGTGTTGGCATCGGCCTGA